A window from Thermodesulfovibrionales bacterium encodes these proteins:
- a CDS encoding type III PLP-dependent enzyme, which translates to MDITPDGIPQKIWAKVLNYIALSDEPPPYLLIDREAVKEKISLIGKGIKNAKVFYAVKANPDREVLAFLNDFGVGFEIASEGELQMLASLGVSPERIITSNPIKSPKFLEQAASYGITYFAYDSAAEVEKLARYARGANVYVRLTVPNEGSEWPLSKKFGVETDEALELLIRAQKRGLNPVGITFHVGSQCNNVYNWDTALEKARDLSETAEHQGISLRMLNIGGGYPIRYTRNVVDIETIEKKIAKAISRKFSKDLEVFIEPGRAVVGDSGIFVATVIGKARRGDENWLYIDVGVFNGLMESVGGIKYRYIVGSRSEPKLWTVAGPSCDSFDVIDREVELPEPEVGNRILIPSSGAYTISYASEFNGFSIPKTILI; encoded by the coding sequence AGGCGGTCAAGGAAAAAATTTCCCTGATCGGCAAGGGCATCAAGAATGCAAAAGTCTTCTACGCGGTCAAGGCCAATCCCGACCGGGAAGTCCTCGCTTTTCTGAACGACTTCGGGGTCGGCTTCGAAATAGCATCGGAAGGCGAATTACAGATGCTCGCCTCCCTTGGTGTCTCGCCGGAACGGATCATAACGAGCAATCCGATAAAATCTCCGAAATTCCTGGAACAGGCCGCCTCTTACGGAATAACCTATTTTGCCTATGATTCCGCAGCCGAGGTCGAAAAGCTCGCCCGGTATGCGCGTGGCGCCAATGTCTACGTGAGACTCACCGTTCCGAACGAGGGAAGCGAATGGCCCCTGAGCAAGAAGTTCGGGGTTGAGACGGACGAGGCGCTGGAGCTCCTGATCCGTGCGCAGAAGCGGGGCCTGAACCCCGTCGGCATCACCTTTCATGTGGGTTCGCAGTGTAACAATGTCTATAACTGGGACACCGCCCTCGAGAAGGCCCGTGACCTATCGGAGACCGCCGAACACCAGGGCATAAGCCTGCGGATGCTCAACATCGGCGGCGGTTATCCGATTCGCTATACAAGAAACGTAGTTGACATAGAGACGATAGAAAAGAAGATCGCCAAAGCGATCTCCCGCAAGTTCTCGAAGGATCTGGAGGTCTTCATCGAGCCGGGCAGGGCTGTTGTGGGTGATTCGGGAATTTTCGTGGCGACCGTAATCGGCAAGGCGCGGAGAGGCGATGAAAACTGGCTCTACATCGATGTCGGTGTTTTTAATGGTCTGATGGAGAGCGTCGGCGGCATCAAGTACCGATACATCGTCGGAAGCAGGAGCGAGCCGAAACTCTGGACCGTTGCGGGACCGAGCTGCGACAGCTTCGATGTCATCGACCGGGAGGTTGAGCTTCCCGAGCCGGAGGTCGGAAACCGCATCCTGATACCTTCGAGCGGTGCCTATACCATCTCCTATGCATCGGAGTTCAATGGTTTTTCGATCCCGAAGACGATCTTGATTTGA